The segment AAGAGTGATGAACCAATAGGCAACCCAGTGGTAATCAAGTGAATTTGGgttttttaaacatataaacCAACACACTGTCTGGGCTTGGTGGGTCTGTGGAGTATGTGCCTCCTTCACTATCTAAACAGGAAGACCACAGGAAGGTTAGTTGTCTTTTTCATAGGGGCATGTTTCAATTTCAAAACAAACTCCAAGTGTATATAGTTTTACAAGTATTCAAATAACGTGTTATCTGTGATAGTATACTTGACCTCCAGGTGTAATCTCGGAACATATCTGACAGTGAGATGTTTccaatgcattttttttttgtttatctagTATAATCCCCTGAGTGTGATCCATACAATCACCAGAGCTGACTCATCTAAAAGTAAGTGGCTGTGTTCAAATTCTTGCAATACACATAACTTCCATGTAGTTATGACCAGCCTCCGTGACTGGATGTGTTGAGTGGGAAAAGCTAAATCTGTATATTCAAAAAggcctttttttcctcctgcttGCTGAAAATGTGGGTATATTTCATTAAACTGAGATGTTCTTCATgacagttggaaaaaaaaaaaaactcttcgGTGTTCATCAGGAAGCAGGATTGTTATTCAGATAGATGACTGAACTAAAAAGTaaaactgtacttttactttttaattaaaactgcaTAAATTGATCTTATGGCCCCTTGGGGACAGACCAACAAGCTTTTAACGCAACACTGACATGTCATCATTTTATAAAGTTGATATCGCTagcttgttagcaaacagttgcctatttacacatccagtagacacagagcaacattatcattcatttacagTTGTGTGTCTTGCCACCTGGCTAATATAAATTCAATATATAATTCCTATTTTTAACTCtgttggtctccaccaactctggAGGGAAATATTTTTGGCTCTATAGCAGCTGAACACTCCACTATAATCACCAGCTAACTGTGTCCAccgtttggtgctgggcaggtagcattTGGCGGGTTAATCAccattttctgctgctgctggaaacaaagCTGATGAGCGCtgtgagaatgaaccaaaacagtacaGTTACGggaccaaaacaatgagctgaaagcaGCTAAAACACTTTGTAGAGTTTAGGGGaagataattctctgtaggttcatcactggAAGTGaaagtgacccctttcacagtacacagaaaaatactgattagtgcagctttaagtccACATTTAGGAAAAGTTTGATTTTACTCGGTATAGTTATCAAGCTAATTTTAGTAATCTTGCTTCATGATATAGAACCCTGGGATTACATAACACCTACTAAAGATGACCTAACACTCTTGATCACCCCAGACCGCTGAATAAAATGAGTCATACTATATAAAAAATTGAAGAACTTTCTCATAAAGGGCCACATCCTTAGCTTGAACACACATATAAGCCGGAGTCAGGTGATAAAGAAGAGAGGCCATGTGAAGATGTTAAGGACAAAGCGATTGTGTGCTTTAGTGTTGACACATGACCAGAGACAAAAAGGAAGCAGCCATGGTATATGTCTTTGCAAAAGAACAACTGAGGCCTGTTTCACAGATGCACACGTCAAATGTGCACTCACACGCTTATAAATTAcaacaaaagcaacaaagatCGGTTATGGCAAAGAAATACTTTAAAGAAAGAACCCTGCCTTACAGAGTAAAGAGCATCTATTCATGTCtgatttgtctcttttttgcttctgtttctctctctcagacatagagacacacacatacatttaacaaacacagtgaacagTTTTGCAAACATCGACTGCCTCTCTTTCaccaaaacagtaaacagaATTTGAGatactaaaaagaaaaaaaaaaaaaaaaaaggtttcttcTCTTCATCACCAGTGGCCTTCTTTACAGCTTACTTATTCCACTGTGACTCAGAAGCAGTTGCTAGGCAGCCAGCTCATCACCTGGACACACAACAAATTGTTCCAGGTAAATTGTGTAGCATAAAGACCCATTCATACTACAGAGTACAGTCAGACTGCATGATTGTCACTGGGTTAGGGTGATGCACAGTGAAGTGTGCAGGGATATGAAAGTAGGTGGGAGGATAAGGATGTCTGGTAGTTGATAAGTGTGACATTTATTGAGTCCAGCTATTCTGGCCACTGGCCAAACATGTTCCTGTAAGACTAGTCCGTCTGCTACAGAGTTGATTTGGATGAAAGTTCCTTCGATGTGGTTCCTTTGGAGTTCCATGTTGTGTTGTCTCTACAGCCTCTAGTAACGATCTAGAGCACCAGACCAACAGTTACAAAAGCACTggggtgtatttttttttttttttgcaggtgaATGTGGCGGTGTGACAGTAGGTAACgtatgaaagtgtttgtttgatCATGGTCAGACTGTGCCATGTGCTTAGGTTTGGAAACATATAAGTGACAAAATTCCAGTTGTAGCTCACAGAACTCCATTCAGGAGTCCGGTCTCCAGCTCGAGTTCCAAAATCCGTAACACTGCCCATGGCTGGTTCTCCTCTGACATCCAACAGGCTGGTGCCGGTTAGCATGGCCGTGTCACAGTGCGCCAGCTCGCCTGATCAGGTCACGGTTCAAGTCTAATTGTGAATTTCGCTCCAAAAAAACGTGTGGGGATGCTGGATTTGTAAACAATGATGTTAGAGAAGGTACATGTGGGAGAACGGgtcaaagagaaaagagggaggacCGATGCTACCCTGTAAACAAAAATATTGGAGTATTTCGGAAAGGGTAGTTAGTCAGAAACTTGACAGCCATTGTGGATCTGACAGAGCTGGGCAGCAGTGAAGGTTTAAGATCTGCTGCAGTCGGGCTAATCCGGTCTGAAGATGGGGATCTTAGGTAGGAACTCTATTAGGATTACCTGTAGGTGATAAGAAATATAGCTGTTAGTAGTGAGAAGATAGAGATTTTGCTATAAGGTTTCTACAATTACATATCGTGTTGTATTTGGTCATTGCAGACAATGACAATGTGTTGGACTATAAATATTGGGTTTACAGAACTTTTGAATCAGTGGGATCAATTACCTTAATGTGTCAGGTATTAAATTCCCATTCCCATTGGACTATGTTACCTATGCCAGTTTCCTAATTGAATTTACTCATAATGTACTCTGGTGTGGTATACTGTGATAAGATATTTTGCACCCACATTGAAGCATGTTGGGTGTGTCAGCAGGGGTGAGAGGAAACATGTAAAACTCTGTTTCAAGATTAGTACAATGTGGAAAAAACAGCCTCATTCACTTCAGTAAAACCACTgcattgaagcagcagagggaTCCAGCaagaaaaaaccccaaaacaaacactgtaattCATCCAGCCAAAAAAGTTTAACCTAACTTAACTTTCGCTTTCACAGAATGTGACGTCATCTAACAACACACTGTGTTGCTCAATCAAATATACGCAATCAGTAGATGACTTCTTAATGTCAACAATGGAACTAAGATACGTCTGATTGTatgactgtgttttattgtccCCACAGTACTTGAAACATGTGTAACCTTGTCATTACTACAGTGCTGTTTTTACAAGTATTGTAAAGTATTTGGAACAATATCACTCAAAAATACAAGTACAAAGctaaaacattaataacaacaGATACAATACTTACATATTCCATCATGTTGTTGGTTTCACACTTCCTTTTGCTTAGTCTCCAATGCAAACACAACTGCAAACAGAGTGCAATAGTGATCAGAGACTTTCTATAACGTGTCACAAACAAGTTCACTCActactgatacacacacatccatctaTGCCTTCTGTGCTCACCTTGTGGTAGAGTCTGCTGTTCTCCCACTCCAGGAGCTTCTCTATAGATCTTCTTGTCTGGAAGGCAACAGTGAGATAGGatgatatattattttttcCTGATTTCTTAGCTGATTTCACTAAATGCAACAGAAGCTGGTGCGACGTTTAACATAGTGATGCATATGAGTGAGGAACGGTGTGGGCGGGTATCTCACCCTCTTGCTGAGGCAGATGACAGGCCACAAACTGAAGCCCAacgtgcagcagcagcagaggcaaCCACACAGGAGCCACCGCACATTCACGGGCAGCGTCTTCCTCAGACAGCTGTTTACACGGTTGATACTGGCTTTGAATTCCTCTGGTGCCACCTGAGGGTGCACACATACATGGTATCGTTAATATAGTGACATTTAACCTTCTTAGATGGCAGGTTCAAATTTTGTTAGTGGTCACAAAAATGTTAACTGTGTTTTGTACTGGTGATGAGATGCATCATTGTATGTGTCTGAAGGCCAATGGAGAAAGACAACATACTGCACTacagtaataatattaaaaatgaccaaatgaTATATCATATGTTAACTTGTGGCTAGaaaataatgtaagcttgtagTGGAGCCCAATATGAGAGTATAATTTTGTCATAGATAATATGTAATGATAATTAACAACAAGATACTCACCTTTCCTGTAAGTGCTGAAGGAAATTCTGACTCGAATTTATTACTAAGCCCAAACCTGCGGAGGTGAGGGGGAAAAAGTAGATAGTTATAGATAAGCAGACATACACTGTATTTGGACTGTTGACTTAAATAAAGACTTTTACAAAACAGCATCAAACCTACCAATTGTGCAACTAATTTTAGGCAATAGGTGGGTAAATACTTCCCTCCACTTCACCCAGCAGAAATGAGGGGTAAATTATTTTCAGGATAAAATCATTGTCAGCAGCATCTTATTTTAGAGGGGtcccataacacacagacattataATATtaccaaaacagaaacaatctgttatttcacaaaatatatttaaggGATTTTAAAGCAACGTATATCCACGTATCTTAGTCCTAAATCAAATTTAATGTGTATTAAACAAATCCAGTCAATTCAGATCAATCACCTAACCAATTTTAATTAAGGTACTTATTTGTACCACCTCAACAAGAGTAATAAAGGAGACATATCAGAGGCCAACGCGGTAGCTAGTTtgaaaaaacaactaaaaacacatttgcaaaACCTGGCATTGTATCCGCTCATGACGAGGGTGacgttttaaatgtttatttctcaaatacatctgcaGTACTTGCCAGATTATCATTTAAAACGCCCATCGATGTGAAAATTAAGTCATTACAATCAGATAAGCCAAAAGTTATTTGTAAATGAGGTGCCCTGCTGAAAAATGTTCTTCCTTTGTTTCAGTAACATTTGTTGTACTTTAGCCATGCCGTTTACTATCGTTTCGTTTTTATTGTCTACTCTGTTTGTGCTCCATATCAGATGATCATGGTCTTgaggcaaataaataaaaacataattaaaacacgcggaactattaacatttttttgaattATCTGTCTTGATCAGTCTTATCTTTGAAGCAAGAGGAAAGATTGGTGAAATCAAATGAGAATACTTTTGGccatgagtgtgtttttgttaaaataataacaataatcaaaCGTTTGACTTGACATTAGCTAACATAACAGTTTTCCACATTACTCGGTACATACAgcaaatgttcatatttattaGGCCGTGTACTTCTGCTAAAACGAAAGCTGACTGCTAACTGGATGCTATGCTAACGTTAGGTCACTAACGGCGGCTAGCCCAGCTAGCAGCCGGTTATCCACCGACACCGCCGCGGCTAACCGTCACACGGTGACGGTAAACGCCTCTCTCGGTGCCCGTTAATCTCGTCAGTTTGCTTACACGGTGACGTGGCCGGACCCTCGCACCACCACCGGGTCCGGAGCGTACTTGAGGAGCTGCTCCTCCGCGGCCCTgtcctcgtcctcctcttcctcctcctcctcttcgtaGATCTCATCAAAGTCCTCCATCATCGCACGGCTCGGCCTCGCGCTTCCCGGGAGAGACGCCGGGAGAGACACTGTGCCGCGGAACAGCGAGACCTTAccgagaaaataaaaaaaaagtacaaagaaAACCGTGAAGACAATATATATACCCGTCCCGGAGACGATACAGCTCACATCGCTCAGCAGGCTCCgaaacaaaacatcaacatccGCCGCAGTAACCGGAAGGGGGACAGACGTGCTGACGTCAGACTTTTTTCCCCGAAAAGATCAGTGTTGACATCCTAAATCTTTAAAGATCCACTTCACTCATACTTTGTAACAAATATAAATCCTCCACTTGGAACAATACATCGTGTCTGATTGGGgttttttcccacaaaaaaaactttttttattattatacatatataatttattaattaccTCATCTCAACCATTGGTAAACTCATTAGCCCCTTCCctgttgtttcctctttctcaACCGCCAAATGCAATGAATTTGCATCATTTTTCATTGACAAAATTCTCAGCATTAGGTGCAATATCCCAGTTACTAACTTTACTGGTAAGTGTGACGTACCTCCACCATTGCGTGTTGGCGGTCTCAAGCATTTCTGCATTGTAGACTCCAGGGATCTCACTGATGCTATAAATCCACTTAAGTCCTCTACCAGCCCCCTTGATCCACTTCCAGCAtccttttttaaatctgtttttaattttttaacagaTGACCTCCTGTCAATAGTAAACTGTGCTCTCCAGACTGGTATCTTTCCACATTGTATGAAAACTGCTGCTATTAGACCACCTCTGAAAAAGAACAACCTGGACCCAAATGCACTTAGCAACTATAGGCCAATCTCAAACCTCATCATCCTGAGTAAAATCATCGAGAAGGTTGTATATCAGCAACTTATAGATAATATTTATGATAAATTCTCATCTGTCTTCCACACATCTCATAGTACAAAAACTGCTCTTTTAAAAGTTGTTAGCAAGATGTTGTTGACATGAGGATCAacagtgacaataaaaaaaactcagtcCTAATACTCCTAGACCTAAGATCTGCATTTTACACAGTGGTTCATGGGATCCTGCTGCAAAGACTGAGAGACTGAGTGGGTCTATCTGGCATGGGTGTCCAGTGGTTTGAATTCTGCCTGCAAATGGAATTTCATTGTCACACTTGATGACTTCAAATCTAACAAATACGAATTAGTGCATGGGGTCCTGCAGGGCTCTATGCTGGGTCCTCTTTTTTTCAACTTATATATGCTTCCCTTTGGCTACACTATCAGCAAACATAACATTATTTACCATAATTATGCCGACGACACGCAGCTTTTCATCTCACTATCCACTGATGGTTCTGCaattccttctccctcattgaaaaattcagaatctatgAGTATGTAAATATTgatcatttcaaaagttgaactgatGGACACACAATGTCTCctatttcactgtaaagtccatcctcagtgtatgtgcaccgGACACATCATACTTGTGTACGTTGAATACTGGACTGTAGTTGGCTCcaaactaattgtgatgtcacagatcatcTTTGGAAGTACAcaccttaaaatcagattttctgtgagaacagagaaacttttcacttACAGCAGATTAATGTGGAAACAGCCTTCTACTGTTAGATTCTGCACAAACgttattctgcacagtgaagctcaaacatccaacttaAGGAACAAGAATAGTGACGGGGAACTTTAATGTATCGTGTTGTTTTTGCTCTGCACATCTTGAAACTGTGCCTCGTTCATTTTGACATTGTGACTATGGCAAGAGGTTTCTAAGTTTATTAATGATACATTTATGGCTGGTTTTGCTTTATTGTATAAACTTGTACTATTTAGGTTTTTAGGTTACAACAGAAAGAATGGGAAACAAGCTTGCATCATCAATCTTATAATGATCTTAGCTTCAGTTTCATATTCACGCGTGTAAGTTTACCAACAAAAAACCTCCTCTCTCAGTTCTTCATAAAGAATGTGAGCAGTACCTACAGACCATTAAATCTTGCATCAATAAGAAGGctgtaaaaatgttaatgtgtttattgtttttaatgtctttatttaactttattctgttattttattttatgtatttttctttctatttcttatgtgttttttgtaattgtaaaaatactcatttaCAAGTACACAAGCTCTTCATTTAAACTTTAGAATGTAGGATGAAAGTATTAGCAACAAGCACTTTAATTATCAGAAGCAAAAGTACTTATTCTGAagaattattcattatttagaGTGTTATATGACATATTAATGGGATATAATTACTTTACTTAACATGTAAATATCATTGTAATGTAAAATCTACACTGTTTTATCACACAAgtatcatgataataataaaagttgtgaaatgttattattatattataatatggaaaaaaacaaataaacaaaacaataaatccaACCGGAAGTCAAGAATTCTTGATATGGCATGAAAGTTGGCGAGAGATTGCATGTCTTGACCCTCCGGGTTATGGGTATTTAGATTTTGGCTCACACACAACTAGTATGTGGTTGTGCTAAAAGCATTTCCATTTGCTGCGTAGTTTAAGTCCTCtacttaaaaaatgtttttcctctcgaatgtttgagcttccctgtgcagaatgatatatttatgtatgtatcaCACTTGATATGATGCCTCGTTTTCTTTCCCACCAGCATTTCttgaagacccgccctactcttCCACTGATTGGCTAGgactcgttgccttcgttggttggaTTGGTTGGATAAGGTTTAGAATGTCAGGGttagagccaatcagaggcagtgTAGGGGCGGGCCTTCGCAGAATGCGGATATGACAGTACTTACTGTTTAGGAAGTGTGGAGACAATTGATCCACAGTTGCTTTAGTAAATCTCGGTAAACTTTTGCTGTAGTTTATTAGCCGTGCGATGGCAGGAACAGATCACTTTAATATGATTTTACAAATTTTCAGAGACGTGGCTCCTAGCATCACAAGCGGGATTCTCACTGTTGTCCTTTCATCGTGCGCGTTGTTTGGTATCCAAACATATTTCAACTTCACCCCGGGGGTCTTCAGCGTCGGTGCAAGTGTTTTTGTTAATGGACACCTCCACAGGCTCTTGACGTACCCTTTTTACCACAAGACACTTGCTCAGCTTCTCCTGAACATCATAACTCTGGTGTTTCTCAGCGGCAGTTTGGAGAAAGGTGTTGGCACGGTGcgtttcctgtttctgttcatCTTGCTGTCGACCAGCACGGGCTTGTTTTACGCCTTCCTGGATCTTCTGCAGAGTGACAGCAGCCAGTGTAACACCGAGGGGTTGGTTCCTGTGGCCCTTGCCTGTGTGGCTTTAACTACAATGCACACAAAAATGACTAAAGGATTCCTGTGTGGAGTCAGTTTCCCCACCGTAGCTCTCCCTTGGGTGTTCCTCATAATCACCACTGCCCTCGTTCCTCACAGTGTGCTCCTATGTAATGTCATTGCCATCCTGATTGGGTGGATGTATGGTAAAGGATGGTTCTCCCTTCTGGACATATCTGAGGCCAGGGCTGGCGTTGTTGAGAAGATGATGCCCTTCAGGTTGTTGAGGAGCATCTGCACTGTGATGTTTGTCCCTGCTtccacagaggagaggaggaagaccCTCCTTCCACAAATTAATCCAACCCCTGGGTCCTACCCGGTCCAGGCTTATGCTCCGTTGTCCAGCATCAACACCGCTGATATCACAGCCAACATGTATGAAGGCTGGCCGAACGCAACCAGTGCCCTGTCCAGTCCCACACCACCTCTCAATCCTTATGGACATGGCTCTGCACATGGCTTTGGGACGAGTCATGGACAAAGCTGCAACCATAGCCACCTCACTCACAGTCATGGTCAACTATAGTTATATTAATTTCTATGATTGTTTTACAACACTGCAAACATGCAGACAAGTCATATTCTATTAATACAGCTTTATTTTCCACTCCTAACCCACGACAAGTGATGGTACACCTGCAGCTCCTCTTTTCATCGGACTGAGTGGAGTCTCTGTCTGTATAAAGTGACATCTCTCTGAACGTTTAAATGTTACGGGTAACTTTTGtacttaaatttaaaaatgtactcaATGTCTTTTATATCATTTGTTCCTTATTtctacaaataaatatatatataatacaacaTACAGAGtatccagaaaaaaaacctcatttaCATACGGAAAGCCCTCATTTGTGTGCACATCCTGTCCTGTTTTTAGGCCAGATGCAGAAAAACAGATTCAATGTTAATttcaatgtgaaaaaagtgattATTCACACACAGGATTATTTTATTGGACTAGAAAAACCCCACCATGTCTTCAACTTTGATTTTTGAACATGTGCAGTATCTCAAAGGTCATGTTggaagaatatttttttttgtttgatcaCTTGACCATAATACCAACAGGATATATCAGTTTTGTGCGCATATATGTCTTTAAGCCATTTGCCTAATGAAGGTCCAGTATGGTTGAAACAATGACGTCGACTTGAAGACCAATAATATTTACTTTTCTTCTGAGTTAAGTCTAGTTGGTATACAAGCCCCTAAAAACAAGACTTGAGACGAGCATGAAGTAACTTTCTCTTCCACAAAAAAACTCTGATCTGATATTTAGTTGTACTTCCATCATGGTCTTATTAGTGAACATGAAAAGACTTAATACTCATGTTAAATGTTTGCTGCTTGTGAACAAATCGTCTAGTGTGCTTTGATAGAAGTATAAGCAATAGCTTCAATATTAATTTCTCTGCAGTAATCAGAGTGGCTGCACacttcaaatcaaatttaatgctttttaagacCTCAGCAGAACATTTAATTAGGGCTGAGCttcatgtttgaaatgaatTTGACATTATTAGTGGGGACATTTTACTGGATAATTTTGTATCTCCATATAACAATCATCTGTAAAATCACAAAGTAATCCAATTAATGGCAAATGCAATGAACTGTGCCCCACTATTACGCTTTACATTGgataaaactgtgttttaaaaaaagcactttaatttaaaatttaaatttaaattccaATTTGCTTGGAattattcattttgaaataaaacaataaggCTGTTCAGCTGTAGTTCATTCATTAAGGCACATACATGTTCCAGTATGTCTACCTTTCATCCACTTAAACAGTCCATTAAAACCTTTGTGACAGCAGGTGGCGTCCTGTGGAGAACCAATCGAAACAAAGAGCTGGACTGAAGTGAGTCGCAACCAAAGACCAAACCATCTTTGAACTGGTGAATCCTGGGGGGAGATACTTCTCATGCAACTAAGCATCACCTCAAAATCTAAAACCTaccataattaaaaaatgagattttttaagacattttatgacCTTAAATTCTGAAAATCTTATTTAAAactaatgatgataatgatggtAATGAATGTTTGTGCTAGTGGAGATAAAAAGGTTTAAAATCACTGTCACTGCACAAAGAAAGACAGTTTTAGTCCTCAAGCAATTTGGTTTATTTCACTCACTTTCAACAACATATTGATCAGAAACTCACAACTTCAGGACACCTGAGACTAAGTCACTGAAATGACAGTGAAGCCGGAGCACAGATGACGTCTTAAAGATCAAATAAAGGACTCATTCCTCCCAAGTGTCTCCATAGATGTTCTTCTTCGCTGTAACATAACAGATGGAGATAAAAGGAAATAATGTTAAATCAGCCTTTCACACATTCATTAAAACAACTGATGTATATGTAAACTTTTCTTTAACCCAAAAAGTGCTTTACACGTCTCTGCGGTGGCAACTTACCTTCTTTTATTGGTCTTTCTGAACCCTTTTCAGGTGAAGGTTTGAGCAGCGTCTCGGCCTTCTGAGTGAGTGTAACCTCGTagttctctctgtttttaagCCTCAGGTCTTCATAGAGGATGGGCTTTCTCCTgggctcctcctcttccatatATGActggactgaaggacagagAAAGGTCATCTACACCAAAATACAGCTGACAGACTAACAGTTCAACTTCAGGGACACATTTTGGTGACATTCTGAAGACCTTTTAACCTTTAATCATCTTTAAacgtaattaaaaaaaaaagacagagtaTATGAAGAACATATTCATCTACATAACTGTTAAGACAGTTGATTTTAGCAAGTACAATGAGTTTGCACACTGAAATCTATCATTTTATACTCTTTTAATCTTATTTTGTCAGAGGGAAGTAGAGCTTTGACTAtagctaaacacacacaaaacacacacaatcaaaggATAGACTTAAAGCTTTAAATATGAGCAGACTAGGTTCAGGCTCGTCACAGGATTGATTAGCAAGTTAAGTGTCTTGTTGTCAGTGAGCCCAACACACTTTAGGCTTAACGTGATTTCACACTAAAAaagtcattattgtgtttttgtgagccTACACGATGGTTCTGTGTGTGATACCTTGAGCACTGAAGTCATCTGGTTTTTTCATCTGCGCAGGTGGTTCTGGATTATACCCATATCCATAATCTCTGGTCTGTGTGGGCGTCTGGCCAGGACTGTCTGCTGGCTGGAACATGGGGTCAAATGACGGGCTGTTTGGGTCACTCATCTCTGACTGAGGACCTCTGGAACTGggcagaacagaaaaaaatggtaAAGAGGTGTTTGGTGGATTGAAAAAATAAGACAGTAAATTAAAGAAGCAGCTGTAAAACCATATAGTAAGACGGTTTAATGAGAGTGAACTCTGGTGTGTGTACTCACTACTGTGGAGGCAGTCCTGTCCTCTGTCTGAGGGCCTCTCCCAGAGGGGAGTTCTCCAACCTCTTGAACTTCTCCTGGCATGTCTTCATGTAGGACATTTTCCCAGCCAGGTAACCACAGAAACCAGCAACTGGAGAGACAAACATGCTTCAAGAAATAATTCACCATACAAATACTAAGAAAATCTTCACTGTAGAGTCAGATTTAGCTATGAaagaaatatcaatattttttaatataataccTCAGTAAGGATAATGTGACCACATTTTACACTTTCatataatattt is part of the Thunnus albacares chromosome 3, fThuAlb1.1, whole genome shotgun sequence genome and harbors:
- the chic2 gene encoding cysteine-rich hydrophobic domain-containing protein 2 — encoded protein: MMEDFDEIYEEEEEEEEDEDRAAEEQLLKYAPDPVVVRGSGHVTVFGLSNKFESEFPSALTGKVAPEEFKASINRVNSCLRKTLPVNVRWLLCGCLCCCCTLGFSLWPVICLSKRTRRSIEKLLEWENSRLYHKLCLHWRLSKRKCETNNMMEYVILIEFLPKIPIFRPD
- the rhbdd2 gene encoding rhomboid domain-containing protein 2 — encoded protein: MAGTDHFNMILQIFRDVAPSITSGILTVVLSSCALFGIQTYFNFTPGVFSVGASVFVNGHLHRLLTYPFYHKTLAQLLLNIITLVFLSGSLEKGVGTVRFLFLFILLSTSTGLFYAFLDLLQSDSSQCNTEGLVPVALACVALTTMHTKMTKGFLCGVSFPTVALPWVFLIITTALVPHSVLLCNVIAILIGWMYGKGWFSLLDISEARAGVVEKMMPFRLLRSICTVMFVPASTEERRKTLLPQINPTPGSYPVQAYAPLSSINTADITANMYEGWPNATSALSSPTPPLNPYGHGSAHGFGTSHGQSCNHSHLTHSHGQL
- the LOC122978122 gene encoding OCIA domain-containing protein 1-like — encoded protein: MSSTTTGFNEEQQRRGAQGPVGMDYIPTEEERRVFKECNQESFWYRSVPFSVVSMAITQALVARGTLSASPRFGSLPKLAFAGFCGYLAGKMSYMKTCQEKFKRLENSPLGEALRQRTGLPPQYSRGPQSEMSDPNSPSFDPMFQPADSPGQTPTQTRDYGYGYNPEPPAQMKKPDDFSAQVQSYMEEEEPRRKPILYEDLRLKNRENYEVTLTQKAETLLKPSPEKGSERPIKEAKKNIYGDTWEE